TTTGGATTTAACATATAACGAAGGTTATACGTATTGGACAGATTTCTTGTTCCAAGGTATGTTTGCCGCTACTGCAGCTACCATCGTTTCTGGTGCAGTTGCAGAGCGTATTAAAATTGTACCATTCATGATCTTTACAGTAATATATGTTGGCTTAGTTTACCCAATTGCTGGATCTTGGAAATGGGGAGGTGGATTTTTACAAACATTAGAAACACCATTTTACGATTTTGCAGGTTCTACCTTAGTGCACTCTGTAGGAGGATGGGCAGCCGTTGTTGCTGTTTGTTTATTAGGCCCACGTATTGGTAAGATTAAAGAAGGAAAGCCTCAAGCAATTCCTGGTCATAATTTACCATTGGCGACTGGTGGTGTTTTAATTTTATGGTTAGGATGGTTCGGATTTAATGGTGGTTCTGTACTTTCTGCAGACCCAGGATTAACATCATTAACGCTTGTAACAACTTGTTTAGCAGCTGCGGCTGGTGGTGTTGTAGCGATGTTAGTATCTACAGCTATGTACAAAAACTTAGATTTAACCATGTTCTTAAATGGTATCTTAGGTGGCTTAGTAGGTATTACTGCTGGTGCAGACCAAATGAGCCCTACCGATGCTATTTTAATTGGTTCTATAGCAGGAGCTTTAATTGTTTTTGCTGTGGCGTTTATTGACAGATTAAAATTAGATGATCCTGTTGGTGCTATTGCTGTTCACTTAGTATGTGGTATTTGGGGAACATTGGCAGTAGGTATTTTTGGAAACTTGGCCGGTTTAGACCAATTTGTTAGCCAATTAATAGGTGTGGGGTCTTATGCTGTATTCTGTTTAGCAACGGCATTCATCATTATTTTTGCACTTAAGAAAACCGTAGGAATCCGCGTTTCTGAAAAAGAAGAATTAGAAGGGTTGGATGCACACGAACATGGTATGGATGCTTATCCAGACTTTAGATTGAATGAGCATTAATCTATAGGTTTTAAATATAAACTGAAAAAGAGAGGTTTTGTCATGTGGCAAAGCCTCTTTTTTTTAGAACTCGCCTCGACTTTTTTAATTGAAGCGAAGAAATATCCTTTGCGTATGTTGGATCGTTCACCAAAATAACCTACGGGAGTATTTTATACGCTCCGTCCTGTTCCAGATTTTAGCTTTCTCTGGCTATGAACCTCAAGATGCCTTCGTCTGACGAAAAAATACACGATAGAATATTCTAAAAACAAAATTTGGACAGTCTCTAAAGATATTGTCAATATTTCCTTAAATTTGAAATAAACACTAAATGGAGTTATTATGAAGAAAATTGAAGCAATTATTAGGAAATCGAAATATAGCGTAGTAAAAGAAGCTTTGCATGAAGTTGGCGTAAATTTTTTCTCGTACTGGGATGTTACGGGTATTGGAAACGAAAAAGAAGGGCATGTGTACCGTGGGGTAACCTATAGTACAAGTGATATTCAACGTAGGTATTTGTCTATTGTGGTCAATGATGATTTTGAAGAAGTGACTATACAAGTAATTCTTCGTTCTGCAGGTACAGGTGAAGTTGGAGATGGTAAAATCTTTGTATCCGATGTTAAGGAATGCTACAGAATAAGAACTGGAGAAAAAGGTGGGGATACATTAAGATAACTCTATAGAACTACTAATAAAGAAATAAACGTAGTTCTATTTATTAATAGGCATATTCATAATAATATAAACTATTGTTTTTCAATAAAATAGGTATTATATTAGAAGGAACAAACCCCGAAATTGCTCCAAACGGGCCAAAAACGGGGTTTTCTTTTAAAGTGTGATGCCAAAAATAATACGTTTAAGCGAATTTCAATACGAAATTCCAATTTTCGCCATCAATAAAGATTTTGATGGATTTTATGCCCAATTTCTAAAAACCGATTTGGGCAAAATTTACCTTTCCACGCCTTTTTCCGAGCTTGGTCAATCTTTCAAATTGAAAGATTCTAAAAAAGGAACCCATTGCTATTTTAGTCCCAAAGGGAAAATTGCCCTGATGATGCTCAAAAACTATTATGGATGCTCGGACAAGAAACTGATCGAGCTTTTGAATGGAAATATTTTCATGCAGTTTTTTTGCGATATTCTAATTCCCATCGATAAACCGCTGACCAACTTTAAGATCGTGAGCCAAATCAGGATGGAGCTTTCCAAGGGTTTAAATATTAGAAGATCCCAAGAAGTACTTGCCAAGAACTGGATTCCTTATATGAAGGACCTGGACAAAATGTTTACCGATGCGACCTGTTACGAGAGCGAAGTGCGTTTTCCAACCAATCAGAAATTGCTTTGGGAATGCGTTCAGTGGAACTACAGACAAATGGAATCCTTATGCCGCACTTTGAAAATCAAATTGCCCAGGACCAAATATCTGGATTGGTGCAGACGCTATAACGAGTATTCGAAAAAACGAAAGAAACAATCCAAATACCGCACAAAAGTAACCCGAGGGTTACTGAAATTACTGTACAAACTTAACGGTGCACTGGGTCAGATAGAAAATC
This genomic window from Mariniflexile sp. TRM1-10 contains:
- a CDS encoding transposase — translated: MPKIIRLSEFQYEIPIFAINKDFDGFYAQFLKTDLGKIYLSTPFSELGQSFKLKDSKKGTHCYFSPKGKIALMMLKNYYGCSDKKLIELLNGNIFMQFFCDILIPIDKPLTNFKIVSQIRMELSKGLNIRRSQEVLAKNWIPYMKDLDKMFTDATCYESEVRFPTNQKLLWECVQWNYRQMESLCRTLKIKLPRTKYLDWCRRYNEYSKKRKKQSKYRTKVTRGLLKLLYKLNGALGQIENQYPFESTAKYKRQRSIIAKVYRQQAQIFKTGKSVPDRIVSISKSYIRPIVRGKETKQVEFGAKVNKVQIDGINFIEHIQYRAFNEGTRLQSSVSCAQNLTKTKIKILGADAIYATNKNRTFTSSRKIQTDFIRKGKAGKNEEQRKILAREIKKERSTRLEGSFGKEKEHYNLKKIKAKTQKSEILWIFFGIHTANALEIGRRIYSSRFKNLAA
- a CDS encoding P-II family nitrogen regulator; the encoded protein is MKKIEAIIRKSKYSVVKEALHEVGVNFFSYWDVTGIGNEKEGHVYRGVTYSTSDIQRRYLSIVVNDDFEEVTIQVILRSAGTGEVGDGKIFVSDVKECYRIRTGEKGGDTLR
- a CDS encoding ammonium transporter gives rise to the protein MELLTTNNVWMMICTALVFFMHLGFSFLEIGLTRQKNTINILFKNIFIITIGLLLYCLVGFNLMYPGEFNGFLGFSGFGLSSPLTAEGALDLTYNEGYTYWTDFLFQGMFAATAATIVSGAVAERIKIVPFMIFTVIYVGLVYPIAGSWKWGGGFLQTLETPFYDFAGSTLVHSVGGWAAVVAVCLLGPRIGKIKEGKPQAIPGHNLPLATGGVLILWLGWFGFNGGSVLSADPGLTSLTLVTTCLAAAAGGVVAMLVSTAMYKNLDLTMFLNGILGGLVGITAGADQMSPTDAILIGSIAGALIVFAVAFIDRLKLDDPVGAIAVHLVCGIWGTLAVGIFGNLAGLDQFVSQLIGVGSYAVFCLATAFIIIFALKKTVGIRVSEKEELEGLDAHEHGMDAYPDFRLNEH